Proteins from a single region of Engystomops pustulosus chromosome 5, aEngPut4.maternal, whole genome shotgun sequence:
- the LOC140133776 gene encoding uncharacterized protein, with product MPPLLSTSSSTHSLIWQEVSSLILAGVISRVPQDQEKTGFYSPLFLVKKPNGSNRMIINLKALNKFITYRRFHMESVRSATQIIYTGYCMCTIDLQDAYYHVPIHPSSQKFLRFSVLSPEGSVLHFQFRALPFWDFISSKSVYKDHGGGGCFSETSASIYRPLFRRPADCGKRQSRSHYSKRSYDTQAFRVGMVNKHPKVRSFSLHPQEIPWCNVRFHSSDVLSSSGKSGRSETTRSLLQNEDFYINPRSHEDLGTPYSLSPISGLESKSFSHPTELDSEQLGSKTLRFGQEGHHPILSKKKFTVVVTEEEPGERGPLALSSASHNCNRRKQCGLGSGLPFPLRPRSMDAFPIPEAIKLSRATGHLGSPKAKYTSPEKQPCTHFIRQHHSGVLLKKTGGDKIDDSFHLNTYDLLLGRGERALPLRNSPERSSKQRGRLPQQGTDFSQRMEHQSRGLHPFDKSVGNSSNRSLRHKEEYGMPSILHSGGRSTEGSTGCFQPPMGRTSFLCLSPYSLSGKGPQKNPYGPGKGDTDLSKLAKEELVSSVDIPDPAATSDTTLTERPVTPGTDSTSRPGTASANSLDPESEFLTSRGLSMAVVTTLKASRKKVTFAIYHKIWKKFVTFCGDNPPSQSNPNILQILDFLQKGLEQGLSTSTLKVQVSALGAFCDRPLAEHRSRLHSQGDIQISQSSRNHTTIFLRKSLH from the exons ATGCCTCCCTTATTATCTACCTCTTCCTCTACCCATTCTCTCATCTGGCAGGAAGTCTCATCTCTCATTCTCGCAGGAGTGATCTCCCGGGTCCCTCAAGATCAAGAAAAGACGGGCTTCTATTCTCCCCTCTTCCTGGTCAAAAAACCAAACGGGTCAAACCGGATGATAATAAACTTAAAGGCCTTGAACAAGTTCATCACTTACAGACGTTTCCacatggaatcggtaagatctGCGACCCAAATCATTTACACAGGTTACTGCATGTGCACAATAGATCTGCAAGACGCCTATTATCACGTCCCAATTCACCCATCATCTCAAAAATTCTTAAGATTTTCTGTCCTCTCTCCAGAGGGTTCTGTCCTACACTTTCAGTTTCGGGCTCTCCCCTTTTGGGATTTCATCAGCTCCAAGAGTGTTTAcaaagatcatggtggaggtggttgcTTTTCTGAGACTTCAGCGAGTATCTATCGTCCCTTATTTAGACGACCTGCTGATTGTGGGAAAAGACAGTCCAGATCTCATTATAGCAAGAGATCTTACGATACACAAGCTTTCAGAGTTGGGATGGTTAATAAACACCCCAAAGTCAGATCTTTCTCCCTCCACCCTCAAGAAATTCCTTGGTGTAATGTTAGATTCCACTCATCTGATGTCCTTTCTTCCTCAGGGAAAAGCGGAAGATCTGAGACAACACGTTCGCTCCTTCAGAATGAAGATTTCTATATCAATCCGAGGAGCCATGAAGATCTTGGGACTCCTTACAGCCTGTCTCCCATCAGTGGCCTGGAGTCAAAATCATTCTCGCATCCTACAGAATTGGATTCTGAGCAGTTGGGATCGAAGACCCTCAGGTTTggacaagaaggtcatcatcccaTCCTCAGTAAAAAGAAGTTTACAGTGGTGGTTACAGAGGAAGAACCTGGAGAACGGGGTCCACTGGCATTGTCTTCTGCGTCTCACAATTGCAACCGACGCAAGCAGTGTGGGCTGGGGAGCGGTCTTCCCTTCCCATTACGcccaaggtctatggacgccttcCCAATCCCGGAAGCCATCAAACTATCGAGAGCTACGGGCCATCTGGGAAGCCCTAAGGCAAAATACACCTCTCCTGAAAAACAACCATGTACACATTTTATCAGACAACACCACAGCGGTGTCTTACTTAAGAAGACAGGGGGGGACAAGATCGACGACTCTTTCCACCTTAACACATACGATCTTCTCCTGGGCAGAGGAGAACGTGCTCTCCCTCTCCGCAACTCACCTGAGAGGAGTTCTAAACAAAGAGGCAGACTACCTCAGCAGGGAACAGATTTCTCCCAACGAATGGAGCATCAATCCAGAGGTCTTCATCCATTTGACAAGTCTGTGGGGAATTCCTCAAATCGATCTCTTCGCCACAAAGAAGAATACGGTATGCCATCGATACTACACTCTGGAGGCAGGAGCACCGAAGGATCGACTGGATGCTTTCAGCCACCGATGGGTCGAACCTCTTTCCtatgcctttccccctattcccttagTGGCAAGGGTCCTCAGAAAAATCCTTACGGACCAGGCAAGGGTGATACTGATCTGTCCAAATTGGCCAAAGAAGAACTGGTATCCTCTGTTGACATCCCTGACCCAGCAGCAACCAGTGATACTACCCTCACGGAGAGACCTGTTACACCAGGGACCGATTCTACATCCCGACCCGGGACGGCTTCAGCTAACAgcttggatcctgagtccgaATTCCTGACATCGCGGGGACTTTCAATGGCTGTAGTAACAACTCTTAAGGCAAGTAGGAAGAAGGTTACGTTCGCAATTTAtcataaaatttggaaaaaatttgtaaCATTTTGTGGAGATAATCCTCCATCTCAATCTAACCCCAATATCTTACAGATTTTGGACTTTCTACAGAAAGGCCTGGAACAGGGCCTTTCTACTAGCACCTTAAAGGTCCAGGTCTCGGCCCTTGGCGCCTTCTGCGATCGTCCACTGGcggagcacag ATCCAGGCTTCATTCCCAAGGTGACATCCAGATTTCACAGAGCTCAAGAAATCACACTACCATCTTTTTGCGAAAATCCCTCCACTAG